In Providencia hangzhouensis, the DNA window TTCTTGGCGTTCACGGTTCAATAACTTATTTTTACGATAAACACTTTTGAGTTTATCTAATTCCATCAAAAATTGGACGACTTCGGTAAAAGCCCCAAAATTAACCACCTCTACGGGCTTGTTACCTAATGCAGATGACATAAAAACTCCAATTAATTCTCTTCTAATGAATAAGGTAATGGTGCGATAGTTAGATGACTTTGCTCATCCCCCATAACACGGAAAACGCTATCCGCTTTCATATCGTTATTCATAATGACTTGCACATAGATTTCGCCGCTACCTAAGCGAATAGCAGCTAAAACAGTTCCTGTACGGCGCCATTTATCACCAAGCTGCCATTCCACACCTTCACCAACGACAGGAATAGTGGTACCTGTACCTTTTAAGGTGTACATCGCACGTTTATTTGCACCACGGAATTTTGCACGGGCAACCATTTCTTGACCGGTATAACAGCCTTTTTTAAAGCTAATACCATCAGGTAGGGCTTGTAAGTTGGTTGCTTGAGGTAAATGTTGGGCACTATTTTGTTGATCGATAATCGCAAAACCGGCTTCGATATCAAGGGCTAACCATTGTTCATCGTTGACCTGAATAGCACCTAAGGTTTGGGCCATTTTTTGTGCCGTTTCTTCGTTCGTGATCACTAAAAAACGCTCTGTGGGTAATGCAAAATGTAATATTGTGGAGGCGTCGTCTGTAACCACTTGGTTTTGAGCGTCAGGTAATGCAGTAAATAATGTTGCCAGTGCTTCTCTAGCGCCTTTACCCGCGACTCCGACTAATTTCAGTTCTGTTTTTTTTTCAAAGGTGACTTTCGAAAAAACAGCATATTTTTTCAGTTCGGCGAGTTGTGAGTCGGCAACGCTGGTTCTTAATAAATATGAGTAGCCATCTAAATGATGGAATAGGCGGAGGTCGCTCCACATCTTACCTTTAGGATCACAATGTGCGGTTAATGCATGTGATTGCTTGAGTGTGGCGATATCTGCGGTTACTTGGCCTTGCAGGTATTTTTCTGCATCGGCGCCGTGGAGGTGAATAAGTTCCCAGTTTTCCAGTGAAATCAAAACGAGTGGTAAAGACTGAGATCCGAGAGGGAATTGCTGTGTACTATCAATTTGGTTAGTCATGATTTCACCTGTTGTTCTTTGATAGATAAAGGTGCCTAATGGTAAAATAGCTAGATAACATTGCAAGTAGTTATTATGATGAAGCTGTATTATCTAATAGTTTTTTATCATCTGTTTGTAGAAAAACGGTATTTTACTACTAAAATTACAACAATGTAGTCTATAACATGTTTTCTTAGCGGATAATCTGTTAGAGTATGGAAAATAATCAATCTAATCAGTTAACTGCAAAAAAGGCCGTAGTAGAATGGATATTGAGAATAAAGCGCGAATTCATTGGGCATGCCGCCGTGGTATGCGTGAATTAGATATTTCAATCATGCCGTTTTTTGAGTATGAATATGATGACCTAACAACTCACGATAAGCAGGTATTTGTCCGTTTATTAGAATGTGCGGACCCTGATTTATTCAATTGGCTAATGAATCACGGTCGTCCAGATGATGACGAACTTTTTCGTATGATTAAACTGATTCAGGAAAAAAATAAAAATCGTGGTCCTGTGGAAATCTAATCTCTCCATTTCATGGAAAACCCAACTGTTCTCAACCTGTGTTCATGGGGTCATTGGGATGTTTTTACTATTGGCTCCATGGTCCCCTGGTAACTCAATGATATGGTTGCCGCTATTAGTGGTTGTCGTTGCGAGTTGGGCAAAGAGCCAGAAAAATATCAGTAAAATAAAAGGGGTTGCTGTACTGGTTAATGGCAATAAGGTTCAGTGGAAGAAAAATGAATGGAGAATACTGAAAGCACCTTGGCTTACCCGCTATGGTATATTACTGACACTAGAAGCGTTACAAGGTAAACCACAAAAGCTCCATTTGTGGGTTGCAAAAGACGCATTGTCGGAAGAGAATTGGCGTAATTTAAACCAATTATTGCTGCAATACCCTGATATTTAGGCTACCAAAATCATAGGTGATAAATAAAATTGGTAGCCTGGTGTAGGGTAGGTAACCCTCACTTTGGGGGTTCGCTGAGCAAGTACATATAAACTTGCATCATAATAGCGCTTCAATTTCCTGAAAAATCTGCACACACCACTGCGCAATACGTTCATCGGTCTGTTCAAACTGGTGGACTTCATCTAATGCCAGCCCAACAAACATATCACCAGTTTCATTGAGTGGTTTAGGGCTATCAAAGGTATAGCCTTCAGTTGGCCAGAAACCGACAAATTTAGCGCCAGTTGGTTTTAGTTGATGATAGAGCATGCCAAGGGCATCAAGAAACCACTCGCCATAATCTATTTGGTCACCCAGTCCATACATCGCAATGATTTTATTTGCGAGGTTAAGATTGGGAAGCGCTTCCCAAATTTCAAGCCAATCTTCCTGTATTTCACCAAAATCCCACGTAGGTATTCCCAAAATAAGAACATCATACTGTTCCATTTCTGCTGGCGGTGTATCGTTAACGTTATGCAATGTGACTAAATCATCGCCGAGAATATCACGTATTTTTTCTGCAACCATTTCGGTATAACAGGTACTAGAACCGTAAAAAAGACCTATTTTCATATATATTATTACTATGTCCAGCTATGGTTTTCATCACAAGAGAGATATTGTAACAGAAGCAGCCACATTCAGGCATAATAGAATCGTGTGGTATTATCTAAAGGAAGCTTATCTGTCGTGGAAACAAAACAACTTAATCCATTAATTGAACAATTTCTTGATACAATTTGGCTTGAACAAGATCTAGCCGAAAATACATTGGCTTCTTATCGTAATGACCTTCAACTATTAGATAAATGGCTTGATGCGCATCAGTTGCATTTAGAAAGTGTTCAATCAATTGACTTACAATCTTTTTTTGCGGAACGTATTGATTGTGGATATAAAGCAACCAGTTCAGCACGTTTATTAAGTGCGATGCGTAGGTTATTTCAATATTTGTATCGGGAGAAAATCCGTCTGGATGACCCTTCTGCGGTGATTGCTGCCCCCAAAATTCCGCAGCGTTTACCCAAAGATTTAAGTGAAAAACAAGTTGAAGATTTATTAAATGCCCCTGCTACCGAAGATGCTTTAGAACTACGTGATAAGGCCATGTTGGAAGTGCTATATGCTTGTGGTTTGCGTGTTTCTGAATTAATCGGCTTAACTTTTTCAGATATTAGCTTGCGGCAGGGGGTTATTCGCGTTGTTGGTAAAGGCGATAAAGAAAGATTGATTCCCTTGGGGGAAGAGGCAATATATTGGCTAGAGAAATATATTGATGAAGGTCGCCCAGATTTATTAAATGGCAAAACTAGCGATATTCTATTCCCGAGTAAGCGTGGCACGAAAATGACTCGGCAAACGTTTTGGCATCGAATAAAATATTATGCAGTACTTGCACATATTGATAGCGAGCTACTCTCACCGCATGTTCTTAGACACGCATTTGCAACCCATTTACTCAATCATGGGGCAGATTTACGCGTGGTACAAATGTTGTTAGGTCATAGTGATCTTTCAACCACCCAAATTTATACTCATGTTGCTACTGAACGGTTACGAGTATTGCATGAGCAGCATCATCCAAGGGGGTGATGCATGATTAAAGGACTATCTATGAAACGCAAATTGTTATTATTGGCTGCTGCATGTATTGCGACTGTGACTTCCACGGTCTATGGGGCAACAGAAGAAAAAGTTATCCGTGATACTTTGGAAAAATACAACATGGTTGTTGAGGTAATTAAACCTTCGCCAATCGTTGGGCTGAATGTTGTTGAAACCACAACAGGGGTTGTTTATATCACTGATGATGGCAAATATTTATTGCAAGGGCCAATTTATGATATGAGCGGTAAAAATCCAGTCAATATCAGTAATCAGCCATTAATGAAAAAAGTAGAAGCGCTCAAAGATGAAATGATTATCTTCAAAGCCCCTCAGGAAAAGCATGTTGTGACAGTTTTTACCGATATTAGCTGTGGTTATTGTAAAAAATTACATGAATCTGTTGGTGAATTAAACAGCCAAGGTGTTACGGTGCGTTATCTGGCTTATCCACGCCAAGGTGCAGATAGCGACGTAGGAAAGAAAATGGCATCTATTTGGTGCAATGGCCTACAACAAAAAGCATTAACTCAAGCGTTTAAAGGTGAAGAAGTTGCCATGATTGAAGATTGCAAAATTGACCTAAGTAAACATATGAGTGTGGGTAATTTATTCAAAGTGACGGGAACACCAGCAATCATCCTACCGGATGGGCAATTACTGCCTGGCTACATGAAACCGGATGCCCTTGTTCAATTACTCAACGAAAAATAGTTAATTATTGTGAATGTAGAAACACTCTTACAACAAAGACAGCAGCAAAGTTCTGCCGCTCAACTTCCTGGCTTGCCTGAGCTATTACAACGAATTTACCAGCATCGGGGCATCACGGATATCAATCAGTTAGAGCGCAAAGCAGCTAATTTATTGGATTATCGGACATTATCGGGTGTTGATAAGGCATTGCCCCTACTTTATCGTGCGTTAAATGAACATGAAGCTATTACTATTGTTGGGGATTTCGATGCGGATGGAGCAACCAGTACGGCATTAGCTATTAGAGCTCTAAAATCAATGGGATATAGAAATATCAATTATATAGTTCCGAACCGTTTTGAAAATGGTTATGGATTAACGCCATTGGTTGTTGAAGAAGCCCGTAAACGTGGAACGAATCTCATTATTACCGTTGATAATGGCATCTCATCCCATGAAGGGGTTGCAGTAGCTAATCAATATGGAATGAATGTAATTATTACCGATCACCATCTGCCGGGGGAAACTTTGCCTGCTGCGGATGCGATAATCAACCCGAACTTAAATGAATGTTGCTTTGCATCTAAATCATTAGCCGGGGTTGGTGTCACATTTTATTTAATGTCTGCCTTACGTGCATATCTACGTCAGCAAGGGTGGTTTGTGCAGCAAGGGCTAGCAGAGCCTAATTTAGCCGAGTACCTTGATTTGGTTGCATTAGGAACTGTTGCAGACGTGGTTCCTCTTGATACAAATAACCGCATTTTAGTTCACCAAGGGCTAAATCGTGTTAGAGCTGGGCGCTGTTGCGCGGGTATTAAAGCCCTCATTGAGGTTTCCAAACGTGATTTATCAAGACTAGTGGCAAATGATTTTGGGTTTGCGCTTGGCCCTAGGCTAAATGCGGCAGGCAGATTAGATGATATGTCAGTGAGCATTGAATTATTACTGACAGACGATATGGCGTATGCAAGGGAACTGGCAAATGAGTTAGATGGGCTGAATCAAACTCGCCGTGAGATTGAAGCGGGTATGCAGCAAGAAGCGCTCGTGCTTTTTAATCAATTCGAATACGGTGAAAGCCAGTTACCAAATGGCTTAGCCATTTATCATCCTGAATGGCATCAGGGGGTTGTCGGTATACTCGCCTCA includes these proteins:
- the ygfZ gene encoding tRNA-modifying protein YgfZ, which codes for MTNQIDSTQQFPLGSQSLPLVLISLENWELIHLHGADAEKYLQGQVTADIATLKQSHALTAHCDPKGKMWSDLRLFHHLDGYSYLLRTSVADSQLAELKKYAVFSKVTFEKKTELKLVGVAGKGAREALATLFTALPDAQNQVVTDDASTILHFALPTERFLVITNEETAQKMAQTLGAIQVNDEQWLALDIEAGFAIIDQQNSAQHLPQATNLQALPDGISFKKGCYTGQEMVARAKFRGANKRAMYTLKGTGTTIPVVGEGVEWQLGDKWRRTGTVLAAIRLGSGEIYVQVIMNNDMKADSVFRVMGDEQSHLTIAPLPYSLEEN
- the sdhE gene encoding FAD assembly factor SdhE; this encodes MDIENKARIHWACRRGMRELDISIMPFFEYEYDDLTTHDKQVFVRLLECADPDLFNWLMNHGRPDDDELFRMIKLIQEKNKNRGPVEI
- a CDS encoding protein YgfX; translated protein: MVLWKSNLSISWKTQLFSTCVHGVIGMFLLLAPWSPGNSMIWLPLLVVVVASWAKSQKNISKIKGVAVLVNGNKVQWKKNEWRILKAPWLTRYGILLTLEALQGKPQKLHLWVAKDALSEENWRNLNQLLLQYPDI
- the fldB gene encoding flavodoxin FldB, which translates into the protein MKIGLFYGSSTCYTEMVAEKIRDILGDDLVTLHNVNDTPPAEMEQYDVLILGIPTWDFGEIQEDWLEIWEALPNLNLANKIIAMYGLGDQIDYGEWFLDALGMLYHQLKPTGAKFVGFWPTEGYTFDSPKPLNETGDMFVGLALDEVHQFEQTDERIAQWCVQIFQEIEALL
- the xerD gene encoding site-specific tyrosine recombinase XerD, whose product is METKQLNPLIEQFLDTIWLEQDLAENTLASYRNDLQLLDKWLDAHQLHLESVQSIDLQSFFAERIDCGYKATSSARLLSAMRRLFQYLYREKIRLDDPSAVIAAPKIPQRLPKDLSEKQVEDLLNAPATEDALELRDKAMLEVLYACGLRVSELIGLTFSDISLRQGVIRVVGKGDKERLIPLGEEAIYWLEKYIDEGRPDLLNGKTSDILFPSKRGTKMTRQTFWHRIKYYAVLAHIDSELLSPHVLRHAFATHLLNHGADLRVVQMLLGHSDLSTTQIYTHVATERLRVLHEQHHPRG
- the dsbC gene encoding bifunctional protein-disulfide isomerase/oxidoreductase DsbC, with translation MKRKLLLLAAACIATVTSTVYGATEEKVIRDTLEKYNMVVEVIKPSPIVGLNVVETTTGVVYITDDGKYLLQGPIYDMSGKNPVNISNQPLMKKVEALKDEMIIFKAPQEKHVVTVFTDISCGYCKKLHESVGELNSQGVTVRYLAYPRQGADSDVGKKMASIWCNGLQQKALTQAFKGEEVAMIEDCKIDLSKHMSVGNLFKVTGTPAIILPDGQLLPGYMKPDALVQLLNEK
- the recJ gene encoding single-stranded-DNA-specific exonuclease RecJ, which produces MNVETLLQQRQQQSSAAQLPGLPELLQRIYQHRGITDINQLERKAANLLDYRTLSGVDKALPLLYRALNEHEAITIVGDFDADGATSTALAIRALKSMGYRNINYIVPNRFENGYGLTPLVVEEARKRGTNLIITVDNGISSHEGVAVANQYGMNVIITDHHLPGETLPAADAIINPNLNECCFASKSLAGVGVTFYLMSALRAYLRQQGWFVQQGLAEPNLAEYLDLVALGTVADVVPLDTNNRILVHQGLNRVRAGRCCAGIKALIEVSKRDLSRLVANDFGFALGPRLNAAGRLDDMSVSIELLLTDDMAYARELANELDGLNQTRREIEAGMQQEALVLFNQFEYGESQLPNGLAIYHPEWHQGVVGILASRIKEQYHRPVIAFAPAGDGLLKGSGRSIQGVHMRDALERLNTLQPGIMQKFGGHAMAAGLTLHVDQFDAFKHHFELLMGELVQPEQLAGVIWSDGELSRNEFCLETAELIRESGPWGQAFPEPIFDGEFQLLQQRLVGERHLKLMLEPVNGGPMLDAIMFNIDVRRWPDNSIKKAKIAFKLDVNEYRGQKNIQLMIEHIWPD